A window of Candidatus Nitrosotenuis uzonensis genomic DNA:
TCTTGTTGATGCGCTACGAATTGCAAAGGGAATAGAACCCGAAATGAATTCATAGATCACATTAAAAATAACAGGATGGTAGTGCATATAGTTTGGATATAATTGATAAGAAGATTTTAGCAGTATGGTACGTTTGCTCCATCACAAAGGAAGATCCGATGCAACTATGTATAAAGAAGACAAGCCTGAGTGAGGAGTATCTCTCACAGAGGATCAGCGCGCTGGAGAAAAACGGCGCAATAGAGAAAAACCGGCTAACAGAGTTTGGAAGAAGCGCGCTGCGCATAGTTCTTGCCGGCGGTGTCTTTGACATCATACATCCAGGACACATTCACACTCTAAATGCAGCAAAAGCGCTTGGTGACGTGCTGGTTGTGGTTGTTGCGACAGATAATACTGCAATAAAGATGAAAAAGAGAAAGCCCCTGCATCATGAAACACTCAGGCAGGAACTTATCAATTCACTTGTTATGGTAGATACGTGCATAGTTGGAAATGATGGAGATATCTTCAAGACGGTCGAGATAGTAAAGCCGAATGTTATTGCGCTTGGATACGACC
This region includes:
- a CDS encoding adenylyltransferase/cytidyltransferase family protein, giving the protein MDIIDKKILAVWYVCSITKEDPMQLCIKKTSLSEEYLSQRISALEKNGAIEKNRLTEFGRSALRIVLAGGVFDIIHPGHIHTLNAAKALGDVLVVVVATDNTAIKMKKRKPLHHETLRQELINSLVMVDTCIVGNDGDIFKTVEIVKPNVIALGYDQVHQEKFIIDGCRKINLEVQVARLQSPIPEFSSSKIEKEYGEAIHGL